The nucleotide window GTCATCTCTGTTCATTGTATAAGACTTTGCTGGATTCCAAAATCTGCTTGCTTGTGATATATTGTTTGTGAATTGAGATAAAGATGGGAAATTCGAATGCATTTTCCTAGTGATCAGTGACTTATATCGAGCATAAAGAATGATCATGCTTAAGGAAATGAAGAAAGcaaatttaatatattaaatagttttatcttaaaaaaatcaCCATAGTTGAAGTGAACAAGTTCAAAGTCATAAAACATAAAATGGAATTGAAACTTATGTATAGGGGAGCAAGTAGACAATATGTTTGGAAAATCATGCTACAAGAAGCCCCTAGTATTTACATTTTTAAGGACAAAGTGGCTGAAAATATATTGGTATATTGGCTAATTTAGACTTTCCTTCCCGGGCCCCTTGTCTGCAAAGCATTGGATTTGACTGGACTTTCTTTTGAGTAAAGTTTGGTTTTTCCTCATGTTTGTTCTTGAAACTTTTTGATAAGTATCTATCTTTTTGTTTTCTGACACCTAAATAGATACAATACTGGAGGGTTCAAGTAAATGCTTGTGGTTTGAGAATTATCTTAGTCTCTTAGCAAATCTTTTGCTTTTAGATGCCTTTCTTGTTAAGTCTGCTTACGGTCATTCTATCCAAGGTATGCGGTTTTGAATAATACcgtccgtaccgggcggtacgtatcggtccgtcagttgatcggtacacggaccgctcgttactggatggtatatatatatatatatatatataccgagcggtgtaTTGTTTGGTATAACGCTCGGTATattgtatcgtaccgtaccgagcgaatgtcgaaacgtcgttacggtacgatatttcaaaccttgattCTATCACACATCCAGAGTTAAGCTCTTCTATGAAAACATGGTTACAAAATAATGGTGTCTAATACTAATTCCAAGTTGTGTCATTAAAAATGTTCAGTGTATCAAGTCGTGAAAGCATCTCAGGTGTGGGAATTTGCAGATTGCTGCTTAACTTTTGTTGCTATCAATGTGATGGGTGCTACTGTTGCAAGACTCAAGATGGATGCCCATATCACCTCACCTATTATACTCTTAAAGGCACTATCTTAATAATGAAAATAACaactaaaattttgatatgatgctTTAGAAAGCAGCACAAGAGGTAGAACCCTCCAGGATTGTATCTATTTAGGTGTCAGAAGACATAAAGGTAGATACTTATCAAAAAGTTTGAAGAACAAACATGAGGTAGAACCAAACTTTACTCAGAAGAAAGTCCAGTCAAATCCTATGCTTTGCAGACAAGGGGGCTGGGAAGGAAAGTCTAAATTAGCCAATATACCAATATATTTTCAGCCATTTTGACCAATATATTTTGAGGAGAGGTGATATGGGCATCCATCTTGAGTCTTGCAATAGTAGCACCCTTCACATTGATGGCACAAAAGTTAAGTAGCAATCTGCAAATTCCCACACCTGAGATGCTTTCATGACTTGATACTCTGGATATTTTTAATGATACAACTTGGAATTAGTATTAGACACCATTATTTTGCAACCCTGTTTTCATACAAGAGCTTAACTTTGGATGTATGATAGAATGACTGCAAGCAGActtaacaagaaaggaatctAAAAGCAAAAGGTTTGCTAAGAGCCTAAGACAATTCTCAAACCACAGGCATATACTTGAACCCTCTAGGATTGTATCTATTTAGGTGTCAGAAGACATAAATGTAGATACTTATCAATAATTTGAAGTACATGGTGGAAAGTACAGCTGTTCATGATGATTTGCTTTTCTCAATCCAATAATTTGAAGGAGCCTTGCTTTTGTCACTGCTATTTTATGACTAAAAAAATAATGACATGGTGGAAAGTACAGCTGTTCATGATGTCCTGTTTATCTGTCATGTACAGCATGAGCCATCCTATTTTCACTGTATCAGCAGTGTTGCAGATGTTCACTTGTTTTATTTGCCATGTGCATGTATGCCTACATCAAGTGGGATGTTATCTATGTTGACAGTGGTTCTAATATAAGTATGGCATCTATATAATTCACATTTGGGTAACTGTCACGGTTAGCATATCATAGTATGCTGCACCATTCTATGCAATGTTATTCATCTTATCTTAGActatcttttctttctttagAAATAGCACATATGAGCAACCAATTTAGTATCAGTTCTGTGAGTTCATGCTTTCTTAATTTTAATGTTAACCATATCAAGTTTGAAGGGGATATTCCATATAAAGAGGAGCTAAAAtagaaatttttttatcttttaaatgTCATGTTACTTGCAGATATATCTATCGATTGGTCTGGACTATTACCAAGAGCTTGTCTGACATCCTAATACTTTAGTGTTTCTTATATATATGGAAACAGAGTTGGGTCCCAATGAGCTTTCTGCAGCTTGAAAATGGAGCAGCCGTATCTGAGTGCGTAGATTGATACTTAAAACAACATTTTGTGTGTCTGAGCTTCCGAGCTTGGTTGATTGAGAGAACATCTTCTAACATCTTTTTAGAAACTTCTATAAGAAGAATTTGATTGAGATGTATTGTTACTGAGACTATGGGGTCTTCTTTTTCTGTGCTTCCTTGTTCCTACTCTATTATATAACTATTTTGGCTTGTACACAAGTCATATTATTTTAGTGGATCTTTACATCCTTTAGAATGTATGCCTAACAGTTCACTGATGAAAATGGACAAAGACAACATGTTTGGCAAACTTCATGGGCTGTCAGTACCCGGTTTGTTGGTGGTATCATCATGACTCATGGAGATGATGCCGGTCTAATGCTTCCTCCCAGAATTGCGCCAATACAAGTAGgtttttctcttctctctctctctctatacagtTTAGTCACTGTTACATATATGTCAAttatgcattctgatccttgtgcatGTCAGATTATCAGGATGGCAAGTAAAATTAATTGAAACTGAAcagaattgtgtaattgtatgaaACATGGGACTTACATGGTTGTAAATATCAGCTTTCTATTGGAACTTGATGGTAACTATATCTTGAATGCTATGATGTTGTATTCACTGATTTCTGCTCGGGTCATATTATCTTTCAATGTCAGAAGTTGGAATTTCTTCTACTCAGCTTCCTTTTCTGCACTGTGGATGCTTGAACCTTCACAGCTTCAAAGAGTTTATTCTTTTTTGAAACTTCTCTTCTGTCATTGAATTTGGCTAATGAACTTTAAATGAGCTTCATTGTTCTGTTTGCCCTCCTTTTCCAGTTTAGTGCTTTGCACTCGACATCCAAATATCTGTTTGGTTTTCTTTTATGCTTGTTTTGTGCTTTTTGATCTCTTACATTATTTGTAACTTGTGTGTAATAAATTCTTAGCTTCTGCCCTTCTTTCAAAGCCTCCATATTCAAGTCCACATCTCCTCTTAGAGCTAGGACCGAAGTACCTATTTGAGTAGGTTTAGTAATGTGAACTATCTATACCTTCCTGGACCCTAGTTAAGTGTTGACTATTTGAGTAGGTTTAGCGCATATGGACCAAGTGTTGACTAGGCCATCATTGCTTTCATATTGTGGATAATCTATAGGTTTGGACAATTAGCTAGTCAACCAGTTGTAAAACTCTAGACCAGAGATCTAGTTGGCTGGGTGGTTGACCAACTAACCAAACTAGTTTGGCTGACTGTAACTCTGGTTATGTCAATTAAATGACaaacaacaagaagaaaaataatcagAAGAAACCATAATGTCCCAACAATGGGTTTAGCTACACGGGTGTTTCCCACCAGTAAGCTGTATTAAGGCAATACCCTAATTAGATCAAGAGCAACACCTGTTATGTTACCGTCAGAACTATTGGGTTAATATATCTGATCAACCACCATGAGGTATGTCAAATACATGGCGGTTGAATCTATCCATGAGGGCAAACATGAGGAGGCTTTTTATCTTGTAATGATTTGATCAATTGTAAGCAGCCTTCCTCCTAGGTTAAAATTGATCCTAGTAGGTACAACCTTCTGTTAAATTTCATGCTATAAAACTTGACCACTGAATATATTGCTTTGGCCTCATTGCTCAGTTTTGTGCAATAATAccattctttttatcatttatcatCAGGTGATTGTAGTGCCGATCTGGAAGACAGCCGATGAGAAAAATGGAGTCATGAATGCCGTGTCATCTCTCAAGGAAGTACTGCATAAAGCAGAAATCAGAGTTAAAATAGATGACACTGAACAAAGGACTCCAGGATGGAAGTTCAACTTCTGGGAGATGAAGGTATGGATAACAACAGTGAGTGGAATAGTTTACATGGTTTTATCCATCAgtaacatattaaaaatttaaacgtATGCAAGCTCATCTTTTGccgtttgaatttgaaatgacttAGACCTTGACCTCGGGTAGCATTTCTATAAGTCACATGCTCCTTTGAtgcagtttttttcttttttcagtttGAAATGTATGAAGCCTAATCTTTTGTAATATTGAACTTTTTGCAGTCTGTTTCAATAAATTGTCTGTGGTGAAAGGGGTTTGACAGAACTTGTTGGGGAATGAATCATTAACTGAAGAACTTAGCCATGTCAGTTTCAGTTTATCTTGTTTCTTATGATATCTCTATCCTTGGCAGGGTGTCCCCTTAAGAATAGAAGTTGGACCTCGTGATGTTGCTAACAAAAGCGTGGTGGTATCTCGGAGAGATATACCTGGGAAGCCAGGTAAAGATTTTGGGATATCTATGGAACCTTCAGTTTTGGTAACCCATATAAAGAGCAGGTTGGAGGAGATCCAGACATCTCTTCTACAAAGGGCTACATCATTTCGTGATAGGTAAATTCTGACCCTCTGATGTGCTGTAATATTTGAAGTGAGAATTACAACTATGCGATTTTCTTTTTGTCAATCAAAGGaaacatgatttatttttagatgatttatGAATTTTTGGCGAGTTCAGGCCTTTTGCTCGTGTCTTTCCTTTGCCATAGTCCTGTCTCCACATCTATTTTCTTTGTATGCATCCACTTGATTAAATTTGATATGGGAGCTTAGCCAGTCGACATGTTTGATCCTATTCTTCCTAACTGATCATCCCTAACCAGCAtatgatttatattaaaatttttctctctttttgtgAGAAAAGAACTGTGTATGGTCCTCAAGTTAACTTGTCCTTTTTAAGGTATCCCAGAACCAACATTTAGCCTGAGCTATATGCCTGTCTAGAGTCAAATGGATGAGATCACAAAAGCTTACTCCTTGTTTCTTTTCTACATGTAAGTAGTCGGAGATTTCTGATACATCGTAAGTGAAGATGATACAATGATATATTGTTCTTCGTGATAACTAATCAGCGAGCTTGGAAATCACAAAAAGTTATGATATTTTTCACAAATCTTGTAGTTTAACTGATTGCCTATGACTCAGACACTGTTAATCATATGTTATTAAAATATCTTGACTATACTGCCATTTTCTACGAAGTCTGTTTCGCTATGCATGTCTTAACTTTTTTGCTGAAAGTGGAAGGGTGCTTTTACAGTAACATTGTGGATGTGAACTCGTACGATGAGTTGAAGGAAGCAATTGCTCAAGGTAAATGGGCAAGGGGTCCCTGGTCAGCTAGGTGAGAAGCTGAACTTTTTTAGCTTATCCTGCTCTAGATTAAGTAATAAAAATTGTAATATGATGATGAGAGCCTATGTACTAACTATAACACTAAATTTCAGTGATGCTGAGGAGGTAAAAGTGAAAGAAGAGACAGGTGCAACAATAAGATGCTTCCCATTTGAGCAGCCTCAAGGGCAGAAGAAGTGCTTCATGACTGGTAATCCTGCTGATGAAGTTGCAATTTTTGCAAAATCTTATTAAATTCTTGGTGCCAATCTTAAGATTCGTGATTCAAGTTACCAATAGAGCTTTTACCTTACTCTCATGTAGTCACTTCACAATATTTTTTGCTATGGGGGAGTGTACTATTCATGTATCATGTTAGCATCTACACCATGAAGCTTCTTAACATAAATATTTCTGCCTATTAACACTTTGATCAACTTTGTTTTTGTATTCATCAGTTTGCTTTGGTGGCTATGAGTATGAATGTTTTTGATCTTCTAGTTGACGTTGAACTAATTTTACCCTTATCTCATGCTTGAATATTTTTCAGTAATATAGTGATTTAATCATCGATCATCATCGTGCTTGGAAAAAAAGCAAACGGAATCAACATAAGTTCAGATTAAAAGGAAAGGTAACTGAACATTTCGACATGTTAACATGAAATAGTAGGTGACCAAACGAGCCGGCGGTGTTCCCAGCTCAGGTCTCTTCTCCGGAGCAGGCTGCCTGCATCGGCGTCTTTCTTTGATGGAGGTTGTTTCTTCTGCCATGCATCTGCAACAATGAACGATCAACCAAAGAGGTATGATTGGTTCTTATTAGTTAGCTTACAAGTGTGAAATATTTATGGTAGCTGAAGAATTCCTCAGAGTTATTGAAATTTAAGTtaaattatatttaacatttGAATTGGTTTTTTCATGATCCCATTTGGTCCCTAAAATATTACAAACTAGTTTGAGGATTCTATATGGTTTTCATTTTCCTTGAACCTAGTTAGATCCCAAATCATAGTATATACCCTATATGAACTCCTGATTCTTTGTTTGAGTGATGAACTTTGGAGTGGGATTTATGCTTCACTTGGATCTTTTCCCTCATGGGTGTCTTCCTCATGAGACATTTAAATGAGTTGATAACCTCATTATCCTGCTAAAACAAAAGGTATTAGCACATAATTATTTTTACCTCCTCATCCACATGCCCATCACATATCTTCTTCCCTTCCCTGGAACTGCAACTCTTCCCATCTTCATTGTGCTGGATTCGAGGGAAGTGAGCCCACTGGATGCTCAAATAACAAATAATTAGTCGTTTTCCTAAATTTTAATCACTTAtcaaaccaaaaaaaaagaaaaaagaacaaaatatttAATCTGATAACCACATAACCCTACTTTCCATTCTCAAAATAAGAACTCACATTTTTAGCAGCAGCACTAAATGCCTCCTTGTGGGTGATATTGGGTTCTCTAGCCTTAATCCTCACTATCTCTTCTCTGCAGTATACCCCAAAGTTGTCGGGTATAAAATGTCATTAGAAATTGCAAGACTGGGCATCTCAGTAGGTCTGATGGAAGTcatatacatgatgatgatgatgacgacttcCATTACCTGATGAAGTGGTTATAAGCAGAAGGAGCCCGCTGCCTTTTCTCCGGAGCTGCCAAGAAAAAGAGAACAAAAGTACTGAATTGAGTGTGAGGTGATGTGAGAAGGATTGGATGTTCTTGTTTACGTTTGTTGATGATGGGAGCTCTTGTCGGACTCCTTGTCTCGTTCTCTGCCTCTCCAACACCTCCACCTCCACTGCTGCAAGCTTTGGgtcccaaatcttcttgtttcccCTTagaacacacacacatatgtatatatataaacacgtagagagagagagagagaaggttaaCTGCAGTGCGTTGTACGTATAGTATAGCACCGTGTACCTCTTCATCTCCGAGGGAGGCAAGGAGTTCAACGGGAACAACAGAAGTTCTCACCAAGCTAACAGATAGCAGACCAGTGCAATGGCCGCATCGAACTGTTACCACCTTCAACAGGCTGCTGCATGGAACACTCACCTAAACATACACACACATGTAGTAGGATCAACCACCAAGTGATCACCGGAGCAAGCTGAAAGAGATGTACCAGCAAGATCGTGGCGCAGAAACTGCACTGAACGTAGCCCAGTTGCTCGGGGAGCTCAAGCAATGGGTTGCTTGAAGACATCAtgcgatggagagagagagaggtagaaaGGGAAACTTGAACTGGATATATAGGGAGGGAGGGAGCTTTGCGGTGTAAAATGCTTTCTGGCTCATTAGTTCAGGCGATTGAGTGGAATTCCATGGAATCATACTGATGTTGAAGCTAATGTTGATCCCAACATTTATTTGTGTGGGGAACTGGCAGTTTTTGACTGGGAACACACACACAGACTTCGCTGTTGGACCTCATGTGTTGTTGTTTTCCCCTCCATTACTCTCCTTCCTTTCCATGTAGCCTGCGGAGTGGATGCCATGCATGGCATGCAGAGGGGGAAATCGGAAGGCAAAACTTCCATGCATGCTCCTGCAGTTCCTTCCTTGTTAGGTCACTGCTGACTACTTCCACCTCGCTGCTCTTCCTGCCGGATTCCCCGAACCAGTGCCGTCGAGCATCCATGTGAGCATGCACGAGGGTGACTTGGGTTGGCCCCCCGACGGCAAACTGGATGTGCTCCTTGAAAGGGAAGGAGGAATCTttgcttcatctctctctctctctctctctctctctctctggcgatGCAGCTGAGAAGTGCATGGGTGGAGTAATTTGTTCTGCCGTATGTAGGCATGGATCAGACGAGCTTCAACTAATGATTCCTCTTCTTTTGGGAGGGAGGGGTTTCTGAGGCGACCTGACCTTAACTAGGGTTCTTCAATGCAGCACCTACTTGGCTTCCACAAAAGAACCTTCCTTCCCCAGTGACTTCACCATCTCCTGGTAGCTCTTCTCCTCGGCAAAGAGAGACACACTGCTCTGAGTTACTCCCTGACTGCAACTGTTGCCATCACCATGTGCAAACCTGATCCCGGTAGCCAACTTCATATATTAATTGAAGGTTATTTCAAGTCCATTTCAGCAGTGTCATAGAAGCTGACAGTCCTTAGCTTACTTAGTCTGATGCGGGTGTGTGTTTGAATTGCCTCACTGTGTGGCTTTTGTTTCCACCCAAACTCCATTTTTCGGATTCCTTACCAAAAGAAGATTCTAGAACCCTCAAAATATATACTATGATAATATTAGATATTTAGATATTAAATATACTAAAAAAACCCATTTTTGAGACTCCCTGAAATAgtccaaaaaaaatatattcatctaaaattattttattttttaaaataatttttttttatattatgataAGTAATGTAAGACTCCAAATCATTTTAGTCTAAAAAAAagtaaatattcttaatttttatttattatcaaatatatttaaattctGAAGGGTATTTAAGTCCTTTCATTATAAGGAGGAAAGATAATAAAAATTCTAATGTATTTATTACCCTCTTTTActgtattataaaataatttttacaatattatgtatttattttcagtataaaattaaatattttaagaagCTTCGTGGATGTTTCTTTGAAAGCAGTCGTTGATCGAGTCGTGTCCTGATACCAAAGACCGAGTCAGACCCCAAGGGGGCGGTAAGCTCACCGGTATCAACTCGCAAGCATATTAACTTAAgtgtaaaattaaatattttatgatggAAACATGTCCGTCCATCCAACCGATCTTCCGTCGCACGCATCTCGACGCAGCTCACGCGGCCACACGGTTCGAACGCGTAAACGCACCTCCACACCACGACGACTTCGAGTCCGTTGACGGCGACGACGACTTGCGGAAAGGAAGCAGCGGCAGCAACTGCAGGAACTAATCCATAGCGAAGGAGAAGAAGGCCTCGAAATCCCCGACAGCCTCTCCTCCTCCCTCGCTCGTCCTCCAACTCCTCGTCCTCGATCGGACCCGTCGGAAAGAGGTCAGTGAtggtttcttctctctctctctctctttcgctcTATGCTTTGTTTGGGCTCTTGGATTGGGTGCGTTGTTCCTCGATTTGTTTCTCGTATAGCAGCATCCGATCGGATCGCTCACGACTGTCCTCCTCGTTCAAAACTTCAATTTGATATCCTAATTAGTCAATTGCACGCCTGGACGGTACCGCGAAGGGAGGAACACGAACGAGATGGGATCCCAATTCATCTGGAATATGTGGAGAAACCTTGCTTGTTCTGTCTACCTCAGCGAGTGACTCTGACATACTGTGTTTGGAGTGTGAAATATTCCTGCTTGATTTGAGGCGATGACAGAGCGATGGAATCCGTGCATGAGCTATTTATGCAAATGAAAATTAGGTCACCAGTTAATCTTACAATAGaaaggaaataaaaaaagaattcaGAATTCTCAGCACGACTAATTCTTATTTTGTATGCCTTTGAATTTTAGATGCTTTAACAGTTTTTTTGGAAGAAGTTCAATTAGGAAATCCAATCACCAGCCCCTGCTGCAGTTGCTTTGGATTTGTTTGTCTACTTGTCCTGTTGTATTTTGGGCTTATGCGTGTATGCAGCAGCTCTTCTGTActcccaatcttttgacatactgCATCATCTCCATCTTAAACCATGAACATAGGCTTACAAGTCTGAATTTTGACTTCTATACGTGTGTCAGCTCCTAACAATCTCCTATCCATATGTGCAAAAACAAGTGTTCCCATTGGGCATATAAAATCTTTTATGTCGTTTAATTTTGTTGTTTCAATTCTACGATGTGCATCTTTTGTTATCATAATTATTGACTATTGTGTTACTGAAATTTGTTTGTTCTTATGTAGTTGTGGTCTTGTGAAGCCGTTGGATGGACAAATTAAGTGCTTCTCTGCCCCCAGGGTTTGGCTTCCATCCGACAGATGTTGAACTTATCTCTCACTATTTGAAGAGGAAAATACTAGGACACAAATTTGATGAACTTATACCAGAattggacatatataagcatgaaCCATGGGACCTACCTGGTAATTTAGCTGTATAGTCTATTATTTTGTGTTCTTCTCATAGATAAATGCTTTCTTA belongs to Musa acuminata AAA Group cultivar baxijiao chromosome BXJ3-5, Cavendish_Baxijiao_AAA, whole genome shotgun sequence and includes:
- the LOC135639221 gene encoding protein YABBY 7-like isoform X1, with product MMSSSNPLLELPEQLGYVQCSFCATILLVSVPCSSLLKVVTVRCGHCTGLLSVSLVRTSVVPVELLASLGDEEGKQEDLGPKACSSGGGGVGEAENETRSPTRAPIINKRKQEHPILLTSPHTQFSTFVLFFLAAPEKRQRAPSAYNHFIREEIVRIKAREPNITHKEAFSAAAKNWAHFPRIQHNEDGKSCSSREGKKICDGHVDEEMHGRRNNLHQRKTPMQAACSGEET
- the LOC135639221 gene encoding protein YABBY 7-like isoform X2; protein product: MMSSSNPLLELPEQLGYVQCSFCATILLVSVPCSSLLKVVTVRCGHCTGLLSVSLVRTSVVPVELLASLGDEEGKQEDLGPKACSSGGGGVGEAENETRSPTRAPIINKPPEKRQRAPSAYNHFIREEIVRIKAREPNITHKEAFSAAAKNWAHFPRIQHNEDGKSCSSREGKKICDGHVDEEMHGRRNNLHQRKTPMQAACSGEET